The proteins below come from a single Metarhizium brunneum chromosome 1, complete sequence genomic window:
- the ACBP gene encoding Acyl-CoA-binding protein: protein MSAKTSNPVFNNAANVEVQKLNGLSNDQLLELYGYYKIATGCDITEESAPGMFDIRKKEKWRSWKAKVDEGNTAEQAQEKYIQAVEKYKKGKKSGQ from the exons ATGTCGGCCAAAACTAGCAACCCGGTCTTCAATAACGCGGCCAATGTCGAGGTCCAGAAACTGAATGGGCTTTCAAACGACCAGTTACTTGAACTCTACG GCTACTACAAGATCGCTACTGGCTGCGACATTACCGAAGAGTCTGCCCCTGGCATGTTTGATATTCGC aagaaggagaagtggaggagctggaagGCTAAAGTCGACGAGGGAAATACCGCAGAGCAAGCTCAGGAGAAGTACATTCAGGCCGTGGAGAAGTACAAGAAAGGGAAGAAATCTGGCCAGTAA
- the ptaL gene encoding Oxidoreductase ptaL — protein sequence MSKTVVVLGGSLGGLAVTHRLLKYTLPHEPDLKNSHFYWNIASIRAVIPGVLKDEQILQPIEPGLAQYPSNSVEFVLGEATSLDTASKTVHLSTAGDTRAIAYDYLVIATGSTSKSPSMPWKASSTHKACVEALHTAADGIRRAPHIVVAGAGATGVELAGEIRFEYRDKTVVLLSSGEQLLGGDGIASAAERELVKLGVTIRRGVRVAGTEEKEGGRTVVRLEGGEELETDLYLPTMGFVPNTAYLPGGFLNDSGYVHVDENMGVAAQDAGGTVWAVGDAVSKPRAGFLITEAQAAGVAKNIDLVLRGRDQQAVHGPSVDIFICSTGRSRAAGRFGFVPMPSLAAWLGKGRTLGVERTKKYVDGSMW from the exons ATGTCCAAaaccgtcgtcgtcctcggcggctcaTTAGGCGGCCTTGCCGTCACTCACCGTCTGCTCAAGTACACGCTTCCTCACGAGCCGGATCTCAAA AACTCCCATTTCTACTGGAACATTGCGTCCATCCGCGCCGTCATCCCCGGCGTCCTCAAAGATGAGCAGATCCTGCAGCCCATCGAGCCCGGACTCGCGCAATACCCCTCCAACAGCGTAGAATTCGTCCTCGGCGAAGCTACAAGCCTGGACACGGCCTCCAAAACAGTCCACCTCTCGACGGCCGGCGACACCCGCGCCATTGCATACGACTACCTCGTCATCGCGACAGGATCGACCAGCAAGTCGCCCTCGATGCCGTGGAAAGCCTCGTCCACCCACAAGGCGTGCGTCGAGGCCCTGCACACAGCGGCAGACGGTATCCGGAGGGCGCCGCACATCGTGGTAGCCGGGGCGGGCGCGACGGGCGTAGAGCTCGCGGGCGAGATACGCTTCGAGTATCGGGACAAGACGGTGGTGCTGCTGTCGTCGGGcgagcagctcctcggcggGGACGGCATCGCGTCCGCGGCGGAGAGGGAGCTGGTGAAGCTGGGCGTCACGATCCGCAGAGGCGTGCGGGTGGCCGGCAccgaggagaaggagggAGGCAGGACCGTCGTGAGGCTAGAGGGGGGtgaggagctggagacggACCTGTATCTCCCGACGATGGGGTTCGTGCCCAACACGGCGTACCTGCCGGGCGGCTTCTTGAACGACAGCGGCTACGTGCATGTCGATGAGAACATGGGCGTTGCGGCCCAGGACGCCGGGGGCACGGTGTGGGCGGTTGGGGATGCGGTTTCGAAGCCGAGGGCTGGGTTTCTCATCACGGAGGCACAGGCAGCGGGCGTGGCCAAGAATATCGACCTGGTGCTACGAGGTAGAGACCAGCAAGCTGTCCATGGCCCGTCGGTAGACATATTTATTTGTTCGACGGGCCGCTCCAGGGCCGCGGGACGGTTTGGCTTCGTCCCCATGCCGTCCCTGGCGGCGTGGCTCGGCAAGGGCCGCACGCTGGGGGTAGAGCGGACGAAGAAGTACGTCGATGGGAGTATGTGGTGA
- the end-3 gene encoding Actin cytoskeleton-regulatory complex protein end-3, with translation MAPPKIEAKEIETYWNIFSDRTGGGQFLTGEQAAPVLKNSGLRDDQLERVWDLADVDNDGNLDFEEFCVAMRLIFDILNGEYADVPKTLPDWLVPESKAHLVQATRAIAGKQPQFEQVEDDSDDLGLKDGFEWYMKPGDKAKYEHIYQENRDMRGEVSFNALEELYESLDVPDTDVRSAWNLVNPSAGSTINKDACLAFLHILNYRHEGFRIPRSVPASLRSSFERNQIDYQLDSQRAGTNSRWATKADDSTSTGRKTKFGEQYLTRLGRSGFKTAGTDFSTEKTEDWEEVRLKRQLADLETKIQKVEDMADQRKGGKRDSKPALVRRELDQLLDYKRRELRELEEGRGKSAVGSGLKSVSEDLQTVREQVEGLETHLSSRQAVLDDLRRQIDAEKA, from the exons ATGGCGCCTCCCAAGATTGaagccaaggagattgagaCGTACTGGAACATCTTCTCCGACCGAACAGGCGGTGGCCAGTTCCTCACCGGCGAACAAGCAGCCCCGGTTCTGAAGAACAGCGGTCTCCGCGATGACCAGCTGGAGCGCGTGTGGGATTTGGCCGACGTTGACAATGATGGGAACTTGGACTTTGAGGAGTTTTGTGTCGCCATGCGACTTATTTTTGACATTCTGAACGGA GAATATGCCGACGTCCCCAAGACACTCCCCGACTGGCTGGTCCCCGAGTCCAAGGCTCATCTTGTTCAGGCAACTCGTGCCATCGCCGGCAAGCAGCCGCAGTTTGAGCAGGTCGAAGACGACTCAGACGATCTAGGTCTCAAGGATGGCTTTGAGTGGTACATGAAGCCcggggacaaggccaaataCGAGCACATTTATCAAGAGAACCGGGATATGCGGGGTGAAGTATCAT TCAACGCCCTCGAAGAACTCTACGAATCTCTCGACGTCCCCGACACCGATGTCAGATCAGCATGGAACCTCGTAAACCCCTCCGCCGGCTCGACTATCAACAAAGACGCCTGCCTCGCATTCCTCCATATCCTTAATTACCGCCACGAAGGCTTCCGCATCCCCCGTAGCGTTCCTGCCTCGCTGCGCTCCAGCTTCGAGCGCAACCAGATAGACTACCAGCTGGACAGCCAACGAGCGGGCACCAACTCACGATGGGccaccaaggccgacgacTCTACCTCGACCGGTCGAAAGACGAAATTCGGTGAACAGTACCTCACACGCCTGGGTCGAAGCGGATTCAAGACAGCCGGCACCGACTTCTCGACGGAAAAGACGGAAGATTGGGAGGAGGTTCGGTTGAAGCGACAACTTGCCGACTTGGAAACCAAGATTCAAAAGGTTGAGGACATGGCCGATCAGCGGAAAGGCGGCAAGAGAGATTCCAAGCCTGCACTTGTAAGGAGGGAACTCGACCAGCTACTGGACTATAAGCGCAGAGAATTGAGAGAATTGGAAGAGGGGAGGGGCAAGAGCGCTGTTGGTTCAGGCCTGAAGAGCGTGTCAGAAGATTTGCAGACGGTGAGGGAGCAAGTCGAGGGTTTGGAGACGCATTTGAGTTCGAGACAAGCGGTATTGGATGATTTGCGGAGACAGATTGACGCAGAGAAGGCGTGA